A part of Pararhodobacter sp. genomic DNA contains:
- a CDS encoding MerR family transcriptional regulator, with the protein MLTIGKLGEAAGVKVPTIRYYEQIGLLPEAERSSGNQRLYSRKALERLAFIRHARDLGFSLEAIRDLLSLSDKPDQSCAGADAIAKAQLAEVESRLARLTALKSELERMVVQCAGGKIADCRVIEVLGDHSLCSADHRHPEPEPN; encoded by the coding sequence ATGCTGACCATCGGAAAATTGGGCGAAGCCGCCGGGGTGAAGGTTCCGACGATTCGCTACTACGAGCAGATCGGCCTTTTGCCCGAAGCGGAGCGTAGCTCAGGTAACCAGCGGCTTTACAGCCGCAAAGCGCTGGAACGGCTGGCCTTCATCCGCCACGCCCGAGACCTGGGCTTCAGCCTCGAGGCAATCCGCGACCTCCTCAGCCTGTCGGACAAGCCCGACCAATCCTGTGCCGGCGCCGATGCCATCGCCAAGGCGCAACTGGCTGAGGTCGAAAGCCGTCTTGCGAGGCTGACGGCGTTGAAAAGTGAACTGGAACGCATGGTCGTGCAATGCGCAGGCGGGAAAATCGCCGATTGCCGGGTGATCGAAGTGCTGGGCGACCATTCCCTATGCTCTGCTGATCACCGCCACCCCGAGCCTGAGCCGAATTGA